In Deltaproteobacteria bacterium, the DNA window CGTCGCCACAACACGGGTCGAGCACCGTGTCCGCCGGTGAACGCACCGCCCAGTCGGCCAAGGCGCGTACCAGCTCGGCGGGCACAAACACCGCCGGGCGCGGCTGCGCCACCGGCCGGCCGTGGAAATGCTCGCGCAGTAGCCGGGCGCTCTCGGCCGGATGCGCTTGCACGATGGCCTGCAGCGCAGCCGGCAGCTGGCCGGCGAGCAGCAGCAGCTCGTCCTCGCAAGTGGCATCGAGTTGGGCTGCCAGGCGTGCGATGATGGCGGCGTCGGGCGCGGCCACGCCCCGCTCGATGCGGCTGAGTAAGCTGGGGCTGAGATCCGCGGCCACCGCCAGCTCCTTGAGCTGCCAGCCACGTGCTCGCCGCAGCGCGCGCAGCCGATCACCGAAGAGGCGAGTCATGCGCCGACGAAGACCTCACTGGCTCAAGGCGGCGTCGGGGCGTAGCTCGGTGCGCGCCAGTTTGGCGTAGAGCGCCTCGATGTCATCCTTGAGCTTGGCGAATTCGCTGAACACCGCCTGCGGGTTGGGATGGCGCTGGTAGAAGTCGGGGTCGTTGATCATCGTTCCCAACGCACCCAGCTCGGTTTCCTTGTCGGCGATCAGTTGTTCGAGCTGCGCCAATTCGCGCGCTCGTTTCTCGGCTTCACGCGTCGAGCGCTTGGCCGCGGCCCGCTGGCGGGCAACCGCCTCGCGCTCGGCCTCCGACTTGACGGCGGGTGAGGGCTCCGGCTGAAGCGCAACCAACCGCGGCGCCGGCGGCACTACCGCCGGCTCTTCCTTCTTGCGCAGATAGGATTCGTAGTTGCCGAGATAACGCACGGCCGTGCCGTGACCGACCTCGATGATTTCGTCGGGCAGGTGATCGAGGAAATAGCGATCGTGGGCGACGAAGACGATGGTGCCGGTGTAATTGAGCAAGGCTTGCAGCAGTACTTCCTTGGCGGTGAGGTCGAGGTGGTTGGTGGGCTCGTCTAGTAACAAGCAGTTCATCGGGTGCAGCAGCAACGTCGCCAGGGCGAGGCGGCTGCGTTCGCCGCCGCTGAGCACGCGGGTCGGCTTGAACACAGTTTCGCCGCTGAACAGGAAAGCGCCCAGTAAGGTGCGCACCTGCGGCACCAACTCGATCGGCGCTGCCGCAGTCACCACCTCGATGACGGTCTGGTCGGGATCGAGGCTGGCGCCGCGATCCTGGGCGAAGTAGCTGAGCGCCACGTTGTGCCCGACTCGGCGCTCACCGGCGTCAGGCGGCTCGATGCCGGCCAGCAAGCGCATCAGCGTCGACTTGCCCGCGCCGTTGGGCCCGACCAGCGCGATCTTGCGGCCACGCTCGATCAGGAGATCGAGCCCATCGTAAACCACCAGGTCGCCGTAGCGCTTGGCGGTGCCTTTGAGTTCGAGCACGGCACGGCCGCTGCGCGGCGGTTGTGGAAAGCGGAAATGCACGCTGCGCGCGCCGCCCTCGGGCGGCGGCAGCCGGTCGATCTTTTCGAGCTGCTTGATGCGGCTCTGCACCAGTGCCGCCTTGGATGCCTGATAGCGAAAGCGGCTGATGAAGGCCTCGATGCGGGTGATCTCTTCCTGCTGGAGGCGGTAGGCTTCCGCCTCTTGCCGCTGCCGCTCCTCTTTCTCGGCCAGATAGTGGCTGTAATCGCACTCGTAGTCGGCCAGCCGCCCGCGCCCGAGCTCGGTTATGCGGGTGACCGTCTGATCGAGAAAGTAGCGATCGTGGGCGACGAGAATGACGGTGTGGGGATAGGCGCGCAAGAACGCCTCCAGCCAGTCGCGGGCTTCGAGGTCGAGATGGTTGGTGGGCTCGTCGAGCAGCAGCAGCCGCGGCTGTTGCAGCAACAGCTTGGCCAGGGCGATGCGCATCTGCCAGCCGCCGGAGAACTCGCCGCAGTCGCGATCAAAATCGGTCTCGGTGAAGCCTAAACCGGCCAGCACCTGCTCGGCGCGGCTTTCGAGGTCGTAGCTGCCGTGCGTATCCCAGGCCTCGCGGGCGGCACCGTAGGCTGCCATCAGCGCATTGTGCTCGGGGTCGTCGGCCGCGGTGTGGGCGAGGGCGGCTTCGAGGCGTTCGCACTCGGCGGCAATCCCGCGGGCGTGATCGAAGGCGGCCATGGCCTCGGCGAGCACAGTGCGGCCCTGCAGACCCATCGCCTCTTGTGGCAGGTAACCGACAGTGGTGCCCTTCGGCGTGCTGATGCTGCCGCCGTCGGCCTCGATCTCGCCGGCGATGATGCGCAAGAAGGTCGACTTCCCCGACCCGTTGGCGCCCACCAGGGCCACGCGCCCGCCGGTCGGAACGAACCAATTCACGCCCTCAAGCACGACTTGACCGCCGAAGCTCTTTTGCAGGTTGGCAACCGTCAACACGGCGGTTTTTGTAGCCGGGCCGCGCCGTGGCCGCAAGCGCGCTCGGGCGAGCGCCCGGCATCTCGTCGCTTGCAACTCGGCGTCGCCTCTTTTATCCAGGGGGCGCTGGTAAAGGAGCCCGGATGCAGATAGCGCGCGTCGGCCGACTGAACCTCGCCTATTACACCTACGGCGAGGGATTCCCGCTCTTGTTGATCCAGGGGCTCGGCGGCCGCGCGGCCGATTGGGGCTCGGTGCCCGGGCTGCTCGAGAGCCACTTCCGCGTCATCACCTTCGACAACCGCGGCACCGGTAAGTCGGACAAGCCGGACGAGGACTACACTTTGGAAGGCATGGCCGACGAAGCGGTCGGTATTCTCGACGCCGCCGGCCACGCGCGAGCGCACGTGGTCGGCGTGTCGATGGGGGGCATGATCGCGCAGCTGGTGGCGCTGCGGCATCCGCAGCGGGTGCAACGGCTGGCGCTGTTGTCGACCGGCCCCGGCGGTTCCCGCACGGTACCGCCGTCGCCGCAGGCGATGCTGGCGCTGATTCCCGACCTGAGCAAGCCGCCGGAAGAAATCGTGCGCCGCGCGCTGCGGGCGATCGCGGCCCCGGGATTTGCCGATGCGCATCCGGCGGTGATCCAGCAGATAGTGGCAGTGGCCATGGATGCACTCACGCCGCAGTTCGTTTTTGCCCGTCAGATGGCGGCGATCATGGCCAGCGATCGCTACGACCAATTGCCCGCTATCAGCACACCGACGTTGGTGGTGCACGGCGATGCCGACCCGCTGGTGCCGTATGCCAACGGCGAATTGCTGGCGCAACGCATTCCCGGAGCGCGGTTGCACACGCTCGCGGGCTGCGGGCACCTGGCCATGTGGGAGCAACCGCGCCAACTGGCCGCCGCGCTGTTGGAGTTCTTGCGCGCTCCCGTGGAGGCGCGCGAGCAGCCGGTGTAGGGCGAGTCTTCACGATGTCACTCTTCCTGCGCATCGCCGCCGGCATCTCGGTGTTATGGGCGTTGTTGCTGTTCGCCGGCCGCTCGGCCTACCTCGCGGCTGAGCCGGGTACTCCGTTGCACCACGCGCTGGCCAACGGCCTCGGTATCGTGCACCTGATCTTCGCCTTCATGCTGTGGCGCGCGGGGGCCCAGCCGCCACGCGAACGCACGGTGATTTACGGCGCCATGATCTGGCTCGCACTGCGGATCGCCAACGATCTTTATGAGCTGCTCGCGCTGCTGCGCGGCCCCGAAGCCTTCCCCAGCATGCTCGACATGATCGCGAGCCTGGCTCTGCTGGTGGGCATCCTGCAGGCGCTGCCGGCGACCTTGGCTGCCGGGCAAGAGCGCGGACCCGAGCCACAGCGCTAACCAGGCCCCGGCGGAACAATTGACAGCGGAGATTCCGGCGAGCGGAGCGTGGGCGCCGCGCCCGCGCGCCCGGGGCGGGCGTGGAAGAAGGGAGCCAGCGCCACACGCGAGATTCTGTGCATCGAAGACGCCCGATCTGTGGAGCAAGGGCCTGAGCGCGACCTCGAACCGGCCTATGGCCGTAACCTCGCCGGGCGTGCTAAGAACGCGGCCATGCCAGAGTCGCAAGCGAGCGGCGGCGGCGCGGCTGCTCGGTCGGAACCGGCGGGCTTCGCCGTGGGTTTGGGGCTTACCAACGAGTGTGACCTACACTGCGCCCACTGCTATCGCGACAGCGATCGAGTCGACCGCCTGTCACTCGACGAGGTGCGGCGCGTCTGCCGGAGCCTGCCGATCCGCGCCGTCAACCTGGGTACGGGCGAGAATGCCCTGCACCCGGAATTCCGCGCCATCGTGCGCGAGCTGCATCAGCACGGCGTAACCCTCACCCTTACCTCCAACGGCTACAGCATCCGCGCCCTGCCTGACGAAGAACTGCGCTGGCTGCGCGATGTCGAGCTGTCGCTCGACTTCGCCACCGAGGCGGAGCAAGACGCCTGGCGCGGTGCCGGCAACTGGCGCCTGGTGCAGGAGCAGCTGGCGCGCTGCCGCCGCCTCGGCATTGGCGCAACCGTCACGGCGGTGATGATGCGCTCCAATTATGAGCGGCTGCCGGCACTTGCCGCCGTGGCATCCGAGCATGGCGCGGGGCTGCGGATCAACGTATACCAACCGGTGAAGACCGATGCCTTCACGCTCAGCTATGAACAGTTCTGGACGGGCTTTCGCCTGCTGCTCGACAGCCGCCCCCTGCTCGCCTGCAGCGAGCCGATAGTCTGTGCCGCACTGGGGCTGAGCCGCGGCAGCAGCGGCTGCGGCGCCACCACCGTGCGCGTGAGCCCGAGCGGCCAGGTGTTGCCCTGTGTTTACTGGCCGAAGCGCAAGCTCACCTTGGCGGACCTCGAGCGGCTGGGCGCCGGTGTTGCCGGCTCGCCCGAGTTCAACGAGCTCAAGATTGTGCCTGACGTCTGCCGCAGCTGCGAGCTGGTCGAAATCTGTGGCGGCGGTTGTGCCAGCCGCCGCCTGCGCCGCGG includes these proteins:
- a CDS encoding ABC-F family ATP-binding cassette domain-containing protein; protein product: MLTVANLQKSFGGQVVLEGVNWFVPTGGRVALVGANGSGKSTFLRIIAGEIEADGGSISTPKGTTVGYLPQEAMGLQGRTVLAEAMAAFDHARGIAAECERLEAALAHTAADDPEHNALMAAYGAAREAWDTHGSYDLESRAEQVLAGLGFTETDFDRDCGEFSGGWQMRIALAKLLLQQPRLLLLDEPTNHLDLEARDWLEAFLRAYPHTVILVAHDRYFLDQTVTRITELGRGRLADYECDYSHYLAEKEERQRQEAEAYRLQQEEITRIEAFISRFRYQASKAALVQSRIKQLEKIDRLPPPEGGARSVHFRFPQPPRSGRAVLELKGTAKRYGDLVVYDGLDLLIERGRKIALVGPNGAGKSTLMRLLAGIEPPDAGERRVGHNVALSYFAQDRGASLDPDQTVIEVVTAAAPIELVPQVRTLLGAFLFSGETVFKPTRVLSGGERSRLALATLLLHPMNCLLLDEPTNHLDLTAKEVLLQALLNYTGTIVFVAHDRYFLDHLPDEIIEVGHGTAVRYLGNYESYLRKKEEPAVVPPAPRLVALQPEPSPAVKSEAEREAVARQRAAAKRSTREAEKRARELAQLEQLIADKETELGALGTMINDPDFYQRHPNPQAVFSEFAKLKDDIEALYAKLARTELRPDAALSQ
- a CDS encoding alpha/beta fold hydrolase codes for the protein MQIARVGRLNLAYYTYGEGFPLLLIQGLGGRAADWGSVPGLLESHFRVITFDNRGTGKSDKPDEDYTLEGMADEAVGILDAAGHARAHVVGVSMGGMIAQLVALRHPQRVQRLALLSTGPGGSRTVPPSPQAMLALIPDLSKPPEEIVRRALRAIAAPGFADAHPAVIQQIVAVAMDALTPQFVFARQMAAIMASDRYDQLPAISTPTLVVHGDADPLVPYANGELLAQRIPGARLHTLAGCGHLAMWEQPRQLAAALLEFLRAPVEAREQPV
- a CDS encoding radical SAM protein, which produces MPESQASGGGAAARSEPAGFAVGLGLTNECDLHCAHCYRDSDRVDRLSLDEVRRVCRSLPIRAVNLGTGENALHPEFRAIVRELHQHGVTLTLTSNGYSIRALPDEELRWLRDVELSLDFATEAEQDAWRGAGNWRLVQEQLARCRRLGIGATVTAVMMRSNYERLPALAAVASEHGAGLRINVYQPVKTDAFTLSYEQFWTGFRLLLDSRPLLACSEPIVCAALGLSRGSSGCGATTVRVSPSGQVLPCVYWPKRKLTLADLERLGAGVAGSPEFNELKIVPDVCRSCELVEICGGGCASRRLRRGGLHLADEFCPLLRGEQWPVRRRPRPAGREFPKVNSACTSIFGARASSGARG